A single window of Pyxicephalus adspersus chromosome 10, UCB_Pads_2.0, whole genome shotgun sequence DNA harbors:
- the C1S gene encoding complement C1s subcomponent isoform X1, translating to MSMVGADLGAALPCNRSRWLLLVLFGCINVDSSPIFGEITSPNYPQGYPNNAKESWNVQVPEGYGIRLYFIHQDIEPSDGCEYDSLKVIIGDAVQETLCGRSKDGSTGHPIKERYYPTTTLKLLFTSDFSNQERYTGFSAYYTAVDVDECEDSSANPCSHFCNNYIGGYFCSCPPEYDLHEDQHTCGVNCSGGLYTELRGQISSPGYPSPYPENSVCEYKVQLEPGFQIILTFQPTDFDIEVANDGSCSYDSLTIKAKGRKFGPFCGKNPPPRIETASSEVDIIFQTDSGGDNKGWKLLYSEEAIPCPSHVTENAILDPQNDKYIYKDTVTVTCEEGYEIVIGNKKIPSFRANCQADGTWSHSHLSCQPVDCGAPEEVDYGEVKYEESTYKSEAKYNCKSKYYTLSGEETYHCSLEGLWVNSKGQSDPPTCEPVCGKTTLQLQSRIYGGSKAKNGYFPWIMHFSFGSLGGGSLINDQWVLTAAHMVQDNLQPKLLAGNVDLRESIELSAKKVIIHPNWKEGDNENRKNYDNDIALVQLSRKIEMGPCICPVCLPDNSEKTSPDIDEIGYVAGWGKTSDKSKAKVRYLQYAIVSVRKTEDCKNSVVTDQAFTENMMCAGGSGNDSCQGDSGGPLMFRYVTDEVEDEGLYLGGIVSWGLNCGEFGMYTIVNNYLGWIRDTIQQTEQEDGEQKDKPLRICKDL from the exons ATGAGTATGGTGGGGGCAGATTTAGGAGCAGCACTCCCCTGCAACAGAAGCAG atggctGTTGCTTGTTCTCTTTGGATGCATCAATGTTGATTCATCCCCTATATTTGGAGAGATCACATCCCCCAATTACCCACAGGGTTACCCTAATAACGCCAAGGAATCCTGGAATGTGCAGGTGCCTGAGGGTTACGGCATCCGCTTGTACTTCATTCATCAAGACATCGAGCCCTCTGATGGGTGCGAGTACGACTCCCTGAAG GTAATAATTGGAGATGCTGTCCAGGAGACTTTGTGTGGGCGCAGTAAGGATGGCAGCACGGGACACCCTATAAAGGAGAGATACTACCCCACCACTACATTAAAACTGCTCTTCACATCTGACTTTTCCAACCAGGAGAGATACACCGGGTTCTCTGCCTACTACACAGCAGTAG ATGTGGATGAATGTGAAGACAGCTCCGCTAATCCCTGTTCACATTTCTGCAACAATTACATTGGAGGATATTTCTGCTCCTGTCCCCCGGAATATGACCTGCATGAAGACCAGCACACCTGTGGAG tgaACTGTAGCGGGGGTCTGTATACAGAACTGAGAGGTCAGATTAGCAGCCCCGGATATCCCTCGCCATACCCTGAGAATTCCGTCTGTGAATATAAAGTACAGTTAGAACCTGGGTTCCAGATCATCCTCACCTTCCAGCCAACAGACTTTGATATCGAGGTGGCAAATGATGGGAGCTGTTCTTACGACAGTTTAACT ATAAAAGCCAAAGGTCGCAAGTTTGGTCCTTTTTGTGGGAAAAATCCCCCTCCCCGCATAGAGACAGCGAGCAGCGAAGTCGATATCATTTTCCAAACTGATAGCGGTGGGGACAACAAAGGTTGGAAGTTACTCTACTCGGAAGAGG CCATTCCTTGCCCCAGTCATGTTACAGAAAATGCTATCCTGGATCCTCagaatgacaaatatatatataaagacacgGTGACTGTGACCTGTGAGGAAGGATATGAGATTGTGATAGGGAAT aaaaaaattccatcCTTCCGGGCCAATTGCCAAGCAGATGGAACCTGGAGTCACTCCCATCTGAGTTGCCAGC CCGTGGACTGTGGGGCTCCTGAGGAGGTTGACTATGGTGAAGTGAAATATGAAGAAAGCACTTATAAGTCAGAAGCCAAATACAACTGCAAGTCAAAATATTATACCCTGTCTGGAGAAG agaccTATCATTGCTCCTTGGAAGGACTTTGGGTCAACAGTAAAGGACAAAGTGATCCTCCCACATGTGAACCAG tctgtGGTAAAACCACCTTGCAGCTTCAGTCCAGGATCTATGGTGGATCCAAAGCGAAGAATGGATACTTCCCTTGGATCATGCATTTTTCATTCGGAAGCTTAGGAGGGGGCTCACTCATAAATGATCAGTGGGTCCTTACAGCTGCCCATATGGTTCAAGATAATCTTCAACCCAAATTACTTGCCGGCAATGTCGACCTTCGTGAATCAATTGAGCTTTCGGCCAAGAAGGTCATAATTCACCCTAACTGGAAGGAAGGAGACAATGAAAATCGAAAGAATTATGACAATGACATTGCCCTCGTCCAACTGAGTCGTAAAATTGAAATGGGTCCTTGTATATGTCCAGTGTGTCTGCCAGACAATTCAGAGAAAACTTCCCCAGATATAGATGAAATTGGGTACGTGGCGGGCTGGGGAAAGACAAGTGATAAGTCCAAAGCAAAAGTCAGATATTTGCAGTACGCCATTGTTTCTGTCCGCAAAACAGAAGACTGCAAGAATTCGGTCGTCACGGACCAAGCCTTTACCGAAAACATGATGTGCGCCGGTGGAAGTGGTAATGACAGCTGTCAAGGTGACAGTGGCGGTCCACTTATGTTTAGATATGTGACAGATGAGGTTGAGGACGAAGGATTATATCTCGGTGGCATTGTCTCCTGGGGCCTTAATTGTGGCGAGTTCGGTATGTACACCATAGTGAATAATTATCTGGGTTGGATTAGAGATACAATACAACAGACTGAACAGGAAGACGGGGAGCAGAAGGATAAACCATTGAGGATTTGTAAAGATTTGTAA
- the C1S gene encoding complement C1s subcomponent isoform X2: MGTRWLLLVLFGCINVDSSPIFGEITSPNYPQGYPNNAKESWNVQVPEGYGIRLYFIHQDIEPSDGCEYDSLKVIIGDAVQETLCGRSKDGSTGHPIKERYYPTTTLKLLFTSDFSNQERYTGFSAYYTAVDVDECEDSSANPCSHFCNNYIGGYFCSCPPEYDLHEDQHTCGVNCSGGLYTELRGQISSPGYPSPYPENSVCEYKVQLEPGFQIILTFQPTDFDIEVANDGSCSYDSLTIKAKGRKFGPFCGKNPPPRIETASSEVDIIFQTDSGGDNKGWKLLYSEEAIPCPSHVTENAILDPQNDKYIYKDTVTVTCEEGYEIVIGNKKIPSFRANCQADGTWSHSHLSCQPVDCGAPEEVDYGEVKYEESTYKSEAKYNCKSKYYTLSGEETYHCSLEGLWVNSKGQSDPPTCEPVCGKTTLQLQSRIYGGSKAKNGYFPWIMHFSFGSLGGGSLINDQWVLTAAHMVQDNLQPKLLAGNVDLRESIELSAKKVIIHPNWKEGDNENRKNYDNDIALVQLSRKIEMGPCICPVCLPDNSEKTSPDIDEIGYVAGWGKTSDKSKAKVRYLQYAIVSVRKTEDCKNSVVTDQAFTENMMCAGGSGNDSCQGDSGGPLMFRYVTDEVEDEGLYLGGIVSWGLNCGEFGMYTIVNNYLGWIRDTIQQTEQEDGEQKDKPLRICKDL, from the exons ATGGGCACCAG atggctGTTGCTTGTTCTCTTTGGATGCATCAATGTTGATTCATCCCCTATATTTGGAGAGATCACATCCCCCAATTACCCACAGGGTTACCCTAATAACGCCAAGGAATCCTGGAATGTGCAGGTGCCTGAGGGTTACGGCATCCGCTTGTACTTCATTCATCAAGACATCGAGCCCTCTGATGGGTGCGAGTACGACTCCCTGAAG GTAATAATTGGAGATGCTGTCCAGGAGACTTTGTGTGGGCGCAGTAAGGATGGCAGCACGGGACACCCTATAAAGGAGAGATACTACCCCACCACTACATTAAAACTGCTCTTCACATCTGACTTTTCCAACCAGGAGAGATACACCGGGTTCTCTGCCTACTACACAGCAGTAG ATGTGGATGAATGTGAAGACAGCTCCGCTAATCCCTGTTCACATTTCTGCAACAATTACATTGGAGGATATTTCTGCTCCTGTCCCCCGGAATATGACCTGCATGAAGACCAGCACACCTGTGGAG tgaACTGTAGCGGGGGTCTGTATACAGAACTGAGAGGTCAGATTAGCAGCCCCGGATATCCCTCGCCATACCCTGAGAATTCCGTCTGTGAATATAAAGTACAGTTAGAACCTGGGTTCCAGATCATCCTCACCTTCCAGCCAACAGACTTTGATATCGAGGTGGCAAATGATGGGAGCTGTTCTTACGACAGTTTAACT ATAAAAGCCAAAGGTCGCAAGTTTGGTCCTTTTTGTGGGAAAAATCCCCCTCCCCGCATAGAGACAGCGAGCAGCGAAGTCGATATCATTTTCCAAACTGATAGCGGTGGGGACAACAAAGGTTGGAAGTTACTCTACTCGGAAGAGG CCATTCCTTGCCCCAGTCATGTTACAGAAAATGCTATCCTGGATCCTCagaatgacaaatatatatataaagacacgGTGACTGTGACCTGTGAGGAAGGATATGAGATTGTGATAGGGAAT aaaaaaattccatcCTTCCGGGCCAATTGCCAAGCAGATGGAACCTGGAGTCACTCCCATCTGAGTTGCCAGC CCGTGGACTGTGGGGCTCCTGAGGAGGTTGACTATGGTGAAGTGAAATATGAAGAAAGCACTTATAAGTCAGAAGCCAAATACAACTGCAAGTCAAAATATTATACCCTGTCTGGAGAAG agaccTATCATTGCTCCTTGGAAGGACTTTGGGTCAACAGTAAAGGACAAAGTGATCCTCCCACATGTGAACCAG tctgtGGTAAAACCACCTTGCAGCTTCAGTCCAGGATCTATGGTGGATCCAAAGCGAAGAATGGATACTTCCCTTGGATCATGCATTTTTCATTCGGAAGCTTAGGAGGGGGCTCACTCATAAATGATCAGTGGGTCCTTACAGCTGCCCATATGGTTCAAGATAATCTTCAACCCAAATTACTTGCCGGCAATGTCGACCTTCGTGAATCAATTGAGCTTTCGGCCAAGAAGGTCATAATTCACCCTAACTGGAAGGAAGGAGACAATGAAAATCGAAAGAATTATGACAATGACATTGCCCTCGTCCAACTGAGTCGTAAAATTGAAATGGGTCCTTGTATATGTCCAGTGTGTCTGCCAGACAATTCAGAGAAAACTTCCCCAGATATAGATGAAATTGGGTACGTGGCGGGCTGGGGAAAGACAAGTGATAAGTCCAAAGCAAAAGTCAGATATTTGCAGTACGCCATTGTTTCTGTCCGCAAAACAGAAGACTGCAAGAATTCGGTCGTCACGGACCAAGCCTTTACCGAAAACATGATGTGCGCCGGTGGAAGTGGTAATGACAGCTGTCAAGGTGACAGTGGCGGTCCACTTATGTTTAGATATGTGACAGATGAGGTTGAGGACGAAGGATTATATCTCGGTGGCATTGTCTCCTGGGGCCTTAATTGTGGCGAGTTCGGTATGTACACCATAGTGAATAATTATCTGGGTTGGATTAGAGATACAATACAACAGACTGAACAGGAAGACGGGGAGCAGAAGGATAAACCATTGAGGATTTGTAAAGATTTGTAA